The Glutamicibacter mishrai DNA window CTCCACCAGCATTGCGGTGCAGTACGCGGCAACGATGAATCATGCCGGGCTCGGGTTGCTGCCGGTCTTCCTCTCCAAGCACTATCCGAATCTGATTCCGGTCCTGCATGACCAGTTCAGCTATGTTTCCGAATATTGGCTCGTGGGCCGCGAGGAAGCGTTGCGCAGCAAGGCGGTCCAGGCCACGGTGCGGGCGCTGAATGATGCGGCCGCCAATGGCGATTGGTTTATTCTCTCCTTTGCCGATCAGGCTCCCAGCTAAGCACCGCATCACGAAGCTCGTGCACGCCGCGCGAGCTATCGAGCCGCAGCACGGGCAACTGCAGCGTGGCCAGCCAGGCTTCGTGCCGTGCTCGGCTGCGCCCTTGGAACTGCGGGTCATCGTAGTTGCCGGCCCAGGCCATGAATTCGCCGAAGGCTTCGGTACTGATTTCTTCACCGCGCCGGCGGATCCTCTCGCGCTGTTCGATTCGCTGCAAGCGCTCGGTGGCATGGAGGCTGAGGAATACCACCGCGTCGCAGCGTTCCAGGATCTCATCTCCCCAGCCATTGATGCCGCCGGAGAGCACCCAGGCCGAACGCCGCGCAAAAACTTCCAGCATCAACTCAACGCGCCGCGCCGGGTTCCGCTGCTGGGTGTAGGGCGGATCGGTGGGCACCCAGAAGTAGTCATCCGAATCCGCGTGAGGCACCGCCCAGGCATCGGCGACAGCCCGGCCCAGTGTGGTGGTTCCGGTCCCGCTGCCACCCACAATATGTAATTTGCACGGCTGCATTGATGCTCCTGCCCTGGATCTCGACCTCTTGAGGACAAGTCTATGGCGGAACAAAACGTCTACAGATAGCGGCATCTGCATACAACTTGTTCCGGTAGCCCACCCTCATCCAAAAGTAGCATTTAGTACCCACCGGCATTTCGCTAAGCTCTAAATAGAACAACGTAATGACTAAGCAGGAGCATCATGCTGAAATTCTTTGGTCTAGTGAAAAGCGAAGAAAACGCGGAAACAGGGCAGATCCCTGCCTGGCAGGGAGCAACGACAAAGCAACGAATGCTGTCCATCGCTATATCGCTGACTCTAACCGTCATCATGTTCCTCGCGAGCAGGTGGCTGCTCGACGACTCCGAGGGATTCGCCCGTTACGTCCCGGGCCTGCTGGCCTGCCAAACACTGCTACTGTGCGGCGCAATCAGCGAACGTGCATTGCTCCGAACGAACTAATACACCGATGGCCACCCCTGAGAGAGCGGCCATCGGCGCATGTCTTAACGGAATTTACTTCTGCATCTTCAGGTGCTTGGCCGCTTCAGCCTCGCCATTGGTGGACAGGCGGTCGGCCTCGTCAATGGCAGACAGATCCATGCCCTTGGTTTCGCGCATGAAGAAGACTGCAACCAGGGTGACCAGCGCGGCGAAGACGATGTATCCGGCGACTGGAACCCAGGATCCGTAGACCTTCAGCAGCCAGGTGGCGATGATCGGCGCCATGGAACCGGCAACGATCGAGGTCACCTGGTAGCCCAGCGAAACGCCCGAGTAGCGCATCCGCGTTGGGAACATCTCGGCCATAATTGCTGGCTGCCCGGCGTACATCAGGGCATGCACCGCCAAACCCAGCACGATGGTTGCCAGGATGATCGCATCATTGGCGGTGTTGAACATCGGGAAGGCCACCACGCCCCAGACCATCATCAGGATGACACCGGTGCCGTAGACCGGGCGGCGTCCACGGGTATCGGTGAACCGTCCCACCAGCGGCACCAGGATCGCGTGGATGACGTGGGCAATCAACATCAGCCCCAGAATCGTGGAGGTCACCATCTTCAGCTGGGTAGCCATGTAGGTGATGGAGAAGGTCACGACCATGTAGTACATGATGTTCTCGCCGAAGCGCAGGCCCATGGCGGTGAAGACGCCACGTGGGTAGCGCTTGAACACTTCGCCCACACCGTAGCCGGCGGCGGCGTTCTGCTCCAGCTCGGCCTTGGCTTCCTTGAAGATCGGCGCATCGGAGACGCGGGTGCGGATGTAGTAGCCGACGATGACGATCACTACCGACAGCCAGAAGCCCACACGCCAGCCCCAAGCCAGGAAGGCTTCGTCGCTGAGCGTCGAGGAGAGCAGCAGCAGCACGACGGTGGCCAGCAGGTTGCCCACGGGGACTGCAGCTTGCGGCCAGGAGGCCCAGAAGCCGCGTTCCTTGTTCGGCGCATGTTCGGCCACGAGCAGCACCGCGCCGCCCCATTCGCCGCCCACCGCGAATCCCTGCAGGAAGCGCAGGATGACCAGCATGATCGGTGCCGCGTAGCCCACGGCGTCGAAGGTCGGCAGGCACCCCATCAGGAAGGTGGTGGCGCCGACCAGGACGATCGCCACCTGCAACAGGTGCTTGCGTCCGTACTTGTCGCCGAAGTGGCCGAAGACGATGCCGCCGATAGGCCGGGCGATGAAGCCAACCGCGTAGGTCAGGAACGCCTTGATGATGTTATCCAGGTCGTTGCCGTTATCCGGGAAGAAGATCTTGTTGAAGACCAGGGTCGCGGCGGTGGCGTAGAGGAAGAACTCGTACCATTCGACGACGGTGCCGGCCATGGAGGCCGCGACGACCCTGCGCAATCCTTTGCGCTCGGACTTTGATGACGTTTCACTGACCACGGTGGGGTTCCTTCCGCCCTGCCAGTTCCCCCGTTGGAACTAGCCTTCAACAGCGAGTATGACCCGGATCACATCGCCAAAGATAGCCGAAACGGTGCATAGTGGGACACAGATTGTGCACATTCGGCGTGCTTTTTTGCACATGCCCGCAACCGCGAACAGGATTTTTGATGGCAACTGGGGTGAAACTGCTCGGCGTGCAGATGGATGGGCAGACCCGTTGCGCCCACTACCACCAGCTGCGCGACGTGATTGCGCTCAAGCACTTCTGCTGCGACACCTACTACCCCTGCCACCAATGCCATGCCGAGCTGGCCGGCCACCCGGCGAGAGTGTGGCCTGCCAGCCGGTTCGACCAACCCGCGGTTTTGTGCGGGGTCTGCGGCACCGAGCTGAGTGTGGACGAGTACCGAGCCGCCTCCAGCTGCCCGCACTGCCAGGCGCTGTTCAACCCGGGCTGTTCTGCCCACGCGCACCTGTATTTCGAGCTTTAGTGCGCACCGCGCAGCGGCACCACCAGCACCGGCCGCTGCTGCTTCTGCGCCAGAGCCAGGGCAATCGAGCCATCGAGGAGTTCGGCGACCTTCTGGCGCAATCCCGCACGCCGGGTGCCCACGACGATCATCCGCGCGTCCTGCTGTTCAGCCACGGCGGATAGCACCTTGGCCGGATCCCCGGCGATGGCGTAGCTTTCGAAGTTCACCCCGGTGATCGCCAGCGACAGCTCCCAGGCCAGGCCCTCCCCCACCGGTTCCGCCGAATCCAGCAGGTCTCCGTCGGTCAGCTTCTCGGTGACATATCGGCCGCTGAGCGCATGCACGCAGATCAATCGCGCGTTCAGATCGCGCGCAAGCTGCGCCGCGGCAGTGAGCACGCCCGGCTCCATGCCCTGCTCAACACCCAGAACAACGGTACTCATGATCGGCACCTGCCCCTTCCTTGACTTTGCCTACAGGTCAGCGAGTTCAATCTTCGGATCCGCCAGGCGCTCGGCGGAGACTTCCCGCCCGAGAACTGCGCGCAGTTCATCGTTGACATCCCAGATATTCACATTGGCAGCCGCGGTGACCACCTGCGAATTGCGCCAGAAGATCAGGAACTCGCCGCTGTCCATGTCCCCGCGGATCACCGTCTCGTCCCCTGGATCGTTGTGCCCGACATATTCCATGCCCAGGTCGAATTGGTCGGTGAAGAAGTACGGCCACCAATCATAGGATTCGCTGTCGCCGAGCAGGGTGGCCGCGGCCAGCTTGCCTTGCCGGATGGCATTATCCCAATGCTCCACCCGCACCCGCTGGCCCAGCCGGGTGTTCATCGCCTGGGCGATGTCCCCGATAGCCAGGATGTGCGGGTCGCTGGTGCGCAGCGTGGCATCCACCAGCACCCCCTCATCCACCTCGAGCCCCGCCGTCTCGGCCAGCTGCACATTGGGCACGGCTCCCATGGCCAGCAGGACCACGTCGGCCGGCGAGGAACCGCCCTGGGAGAGCACCTGCAAATGCCCGTCGACCTGCTCGATGCCCTGGACCTTGGCGGTGCGCACATCCACCCCATGGCGCTGGTGCAGTTCCAGCAGGTGCCGCCCGAAACGCTGGCCGAATACCGCGGCCAGCGGAACTTCGGAGGATGAATAGACGGTGACCCGCGCTCCTGATTGCCGGGCACTGGCGGCCACTTCCATGCCGATCCAACCCGAGCCGACGATTGAAAGGCGCGCGCCATCGGTGATTTCGGCTTTGAGCGCCTTGGCATCAGATAGCTTGCGCAGGGTGTGCACCCCGGGCAGGTCGTAGCCGGCCAGCGGGTTCCCGCCCCCGAGGTTGGCCCTCGATCCGGTGGCGAGCACCAGCTGGCCGTAATCGACCGCGCTGCCATCGGCGAGCAGTACCTGGCGCCGGGCGGATTCGATGCTGATCGCCGCCACGCCAAGCCGCAGCATGACCTCGTGTTCCTGGTACCACTTCGCATCGTGCACGGTGAACCCCGCCGGCTCTTCACCGCCCTGCAGGTAGCCTTTCGACAGCGGCGGCCGCTCATAGGGCAGGCCTGGTTCTTCGCCGATCAGCGTGATCGTCCCGGTGAA harbors:
- a CDS encoding universal stress protein; translation: MSTVVLGVEQGMEPGVLTAAAQLARDLNARLICVHALSGRYVTEKLTDGDLLDSAEPVGEGLAWELSLAITGVNFESYAIAGDPAKVLSAVAEQQDARMIVVGTRRAGLRQKVAELLDGSIALALAQKQQRPVLVVPLRGAH
- a CDS encoding CHY zinc finger protein, with translation MATGVKLLGVQMDGQTRCAHYHQLRDVIALKHFCCDTYYPCHQCHAELAGHPARVWPASRFDQPAVLCGVCGTELSVDEYRAASSCPHCQALFNPGCSAHAHLYFEL
- a CDS encoding MFS transporter; translation: MVSETSSKSERKGLRRVVAASMAGTVVEWYEFFLYATAATLVFNKIFFPDNGNDLDNIIKAFLTYAVGFIARPIGGIVFGHFGDKYGRKHLLQVAIVLVGATTFLMGCLPTFDAVGYAAPIMLVILRFLQGFAVGGEWGGAVLLVAEHAPNKERGFWASWPQAAVPVGNLLATVVLLLLSSTLSDEAFLAWGWRVGFWLSVVIVIVGYYIRTRVSDAPIFKEAKAELEQNAAAGYGVGEVFKRYPRGVFTAMGLRFGENIMYYMVVTFSITYMATQLKMVTSTILGLMLIAHVIHAILVPLVGRFTDTRGRRPVYGTGVILMMVWGVVAFPMFNTANDAIILATIVLGLAVHALMYAGQPAIMAEMFPTRMRYSGVSLGYQVTSIVAGSMAPIIATWLLKVYGSWVPVAGYIVFAALVTLVAVFFMRETKGMDLSAIDEADRLSTNGEAEAAKHLKMQK
- a CDS encoding NAD(P)/FAD-dependent oxidoreductase, whose translation is MAGESIVVLGAGLAGATTVAELRERGFTGTITLIGEEPGLPYERPPLSKGYLQGGEEPAGFTVHDAKWYQEHEVMLRLGVAAISIESARRQVLLADGSAVDYGQLVLATGSRANLGGGNPLAGYDLPGVHTLRKLSDAKALKAEITDGARLSIVGSGWIGMEVAASARQSGARVTVYSSSEVPLAAVFGQRFGRHLLELHQRHGVDVRTAKVQGIEQVDGHLQVLSQGGSSPADVVLLAMGAVPNVQLAETAGLEVDEGVLVDATLRTSDPHILAIGDIAQAMNTRLGQRVRVEHWDNAIRQGKLAAATLLGDSESYDWWPYFFTDQFDLGMEYVGHNDPGDETVIRGDMDSGEFLIFWRNSQVVTAAANVNIWDVNDELRAVLGREVSAERLADPKIELADL